In Candidatus Brocadiaceae bacterium, one DNA window encodes the following:
- a CDS encoding HAD-IB family phosphatase, whose protein sequence is MKESPIRLVAFDMEGCLTADPTVWELMHRRLDTWTSHGLPYWERYRAGGLDYDEFARMDVAVWRGAPVEDLRAASADVPLMAGCPEVLAALAERGVAVAVVSNGLLCVAERFSKGFAVAHTHANRVVVRDGRLTGELDVRVPYAAKGILLGRLAARLGLDRSAVASVGDSPSDVAMFRRSRIGIAFGAADAVTRAGAAHVVPGEDLRAVLPILLDGS, encoded by the coding sequence ATGAAGGAATCGCCCATCCGGCTGGTCGCCTTCGACATGGAGGGCTGCCTCACCGCCGACCCGACCGTGTGGGAACTCATGCACCGCCGGCTGGACACGTGGACGTCGCACGGACTGCCCTACTGGGAGCGCTACCGGGCCGGCGGGCTCGATTACGACGAGTTCGCCCGCATGGACGTGGCCGTCTGGCGGGGAGCCCCCGTCGAGGACCTCCGCGCCGCATCGGCCGACGTGCCCCTGATGGCCGGCTGCCCGGAGGTGCTGGCGGCCCTGGCCGAACGCGGCGTCGCCGTCGCCGTCGTCTCCAACGGCCTCCTGTGCGTCGCCGAGCGCTTTTCGAAGGGCTTCGCCGTCGCGCACACGCACGCCAACCGCGTGGTCGTCCGCGACGGCCGGCTCACGGGCGAACTGGACGTCCGCGTGCCCTACGCCGCCAAGGGCATTCTGCTGGGGCGCCTGGCCGCCCGACTGGGACTGGACCGCTCCGCCGTGGCGTCCGTCGGCGACAGCCCGTCCGACGTGGCCATGTTCCGCCGCTCGCGCATCGGCATCGCCTTCGGCGCCGCCGACGCCGTCACCCGCGCGGGCGCCGCCCACGTCGTGCCCGGCGAGGACCTGCGGGCGGTGCTGCCCATCCTGCTGGACGGGTCATGA
- the accB gene encoding acetyl-CoA carboxylase biotin carboxyl carrier protein, which yields MDAVERVRQLIEIMSSNDLAELEVDEPDLRIKLRRNVPIQYSPPPGLAYAALPPQGSVPPQTALQVPGLGGEPGGPVHDNTLLEITSPMVGTFYRSSSPGAEPYVSIGTEVDPETVVCIIEAMKVMNEMKAEVPGTVVEILVEDGEPVEFGQVLFLLEPIAE from the coding sequence ATGGATGCGGTGGAAAGGGTCCGCCAGCTGATCGAGATCATGTCGAGCAACGACCTGGCCGAACTCGAGGTGGATGAGCCCGACCTGAGGATCAAGCTGCGCAGGAACGTGCCCATTCAGTACAGCCCGCCGCCGGGCCTGGCCTACGCGGCCCTGCCGCCGCAGGGGTCTGTGCCCCCTCAGACGGCGCTCCAGGTGCCCGGCCTGGGCGGAGAGCCCGGCGGCCCCGTCCATGACAACACCCTCCTGGAGATCACCTCGCCCATGGTCGGGACGTTCTACCGGTCGTCCAGCCCGGGGGCCGAGCCCTACGTCAGCATCGGCACCGAGGTCGACCCCGAGACGGTCGTCTGCATCATCGAGGCGATGAAGGTCATGAACGAGATGAAGGCCGAGGTGCCGGGCACCGTCGTGGAGATTCTGGTGGAAGACGGCGAACCCGTCGAATTCGGGCAGGTCCTCTTCCTGCTGGAACCCATCGCCGAGTAG
- a CDS encoding aminopeptidase P family protein: MDHAGRLDRFRRMTDAEGLDGYWVVDAANVRYLCGFSGHDSTLVVSGSECVLITDSRYAEQAEHEVCADRVINRRRPMVAELGAVCAAAGIRRLGITASNVSHAQYEAAVAACEPTAVVSRSDGPAERMRLCKDADEVEAVRAALAVAEESFQALLNRVEPGGPERALAARLDYEMRLRGAEGPAFETICAAGPRASMPHATSSAAPVPPDSAVLFDWGARLDGYCSDLTRVVGTGRIPDGLHALVEVVLEAQEAVFQCLKPGSRCGDVDAAGRAVIAAAGYGDRFGHGIGHGVGLAVHEAPRLGPDSETVLQPGMIVTVEPGIYLPGQAGVRIEDMVVITADGHRTLSTLPRRPDALAPPDSAEHRH; the protein is encoded by the coding sequence ATGGACCACGCCGGCCGCCTGGACCGATTCCGCCGGATGACGGACGCCGAAGGACTGGACGGCTACTGGGTCGTCGATGCGGCGAACGTCCGCTACCTCTGCGGCTTCAGCGGCCACGACAGCACGCTGGTCGTCTCCGGCTCCGAATGCGTGCTGATCACCGACAGCCGGTACGCCGAGCAGGCGGAGCACGAGGTCTGTGCCGACCGGGTCATCAACCGCCGGCGCCCCATGGTCGCCGAGCTGGGCGCCGTCTGTGCGGCGGCCGGCATCCGCCGACTGGGCATCACGGCCTCGAACGTGAGCCACGCGCAGTATGAAGCGGCCGTGGCGGCCTGCGAACCGACGGCGGTCGTGAGCCGTTCGGACGGACCGGCCGAGCGGATGCGGCTGTGCAAGGACGCCGACGAGGTGGAGGCCGTGCGTGCGGCCCTCGCAGTGGCCGAGGAATCGTTCCAGGCGCTTCTGAACCGCGTGGAGCCGGGAGGCCCGGAGCGCGCACTGGCGGCCCGCCTGGACTACGAGATGCGCCTGCGGGGGGCCGAAGGCCCCGCCTTCGAGACGATCTGTGCCGCCGGCCCGCGCGCCAGCATGCCGCACGCGACCAGCAGCGCGGCGCCGGTGCCGCCCGATTCGGCCGTCCTGTTCGACTGGGGCGCCCGGCTCGACGGCTACTGCTCCGACTTGACACGCGTGGTGGGCACCGGTAGAATCCCGGACGGCCTCCACGCACTTGTCGAGGTCGTTCTGGAGGCCCAGGAAGCCGTTTTCCAGTGCCTGAAGCCCGGCAGCCGCTGCGGGGACGTCGACGCGGCGGGACGGGCCGTGATCGCCGCGGCCGGATACGGAGATCGATTCGGACACGGCATCGGCCACGGCGTGGGTCTGGCCGTGCACGAGGCCCCCCGCCTGGGGCCCGACAGCGAGACGGTGCTGCAGCCGGGCATGATCGTCACCGTGGAACCGGGCATCTATCTGCCCGGCCAGGCCGGCGTGAGAATCGAAGACATGGTGGTCATCACGGCCGACGGCCACCGGACGTTGAGTACTCTGCCCCGGCGCCCGGACGCTCTGGCGCCGCCCGATTCGGCTGAACACCGACATTGA
- a CDS encoding CCA tRNA nucleotidyltransferase has product MRTPDDQNYRGAVRVVRRLQEAGHDAVLAGGCVRDLLCGATPGDYDVATDARPGDVEALFADTRPVGRRFGVTLVVLDGHTYEVAAFRTESGYSDGRRPDAVAFCGIEEDARRRDFTINGMFWDPVEGRLLDVVGGRRDLEQGVLRAIGEPEERFGEDHLRLLRAVRFAARLGFRVEPVTRAAIRRMAPLLARVSPERIQRELRLLLTDRDPAAALRLMDSLGLLDVVFPELADMRGCEQPENYHPEGDVFVHTLLTVEKLGPHPDFELAMAALLHDAGKPEAARRSGAKLFPEHCQLGAAIARNVCRRLRLPTAETERIFWLVNRHLYFRDAFKMRPSTLKKAFAHPGFRQLAALHRADALASWGNLEIYDYVMAKRRELADDQVEPVPLLTGDDLIAMGYPPGPLFGRVLDAVRDAQLDGEVTTEEEARVLALRLAEEAAPS; this is encoded by the coding sequence ATGCGGACGCCGGACGACCAGAACTACCGGGGCGCCGTGCGCGTTGTGCGCCGCCTGCAGGAGGCCGGGCACGACGCCGTGCTGGCCGGGGGCTGCGTGCGCGATCTGCTGTGCGGCGCAACGCCCGGCGACTACGACGTGGCCACCGACGCGCGGCCCGGGGACGTGGAGGCGCTCTTTGCGGACACCCGCCCCGTCGGCCGCCGGTTCGGCGTGACCCTGGTGGTGCTCGACGGCCACACCTACGAGGTGGCGGCCTTCCGCACCGAGTCGGGCTATTCGGACGGACGCCGTCCGGACGCCGTTGCGTTCTGCGGGATCGAGGAGGACGCGCGGCGTCGCGACTTCACGATCAACGGCATGTTCTGGGATCCCGTCGAGGGCCGTCTGCTGGATGTCGTCGGCGGGCGGCGGGACCTCGAGCAGGGCGTCCTGCGCGCCATCGGGGAGCCGGAGGAGCGGTTCGGCGAGGACCACCTGCGGCTGCTCCGGGCCGTGCGCTTCGCCGCACGGCTGGGATTCCGCGTCGAGCCGGTCACCCGGGCGGCCATACGGAGGATGGCGCCCCTGCTGGCCCGGGTCAGCCCGGAGCGGATCCAGAGGGAACTGCGCCTGCTGCTGACCGACCGCGACCCGGCCGCCGCGCTGCGGCTGATGGACTCGCTGGGCCTGCTGGACGTCGTCTTCCCCGAGCTGGCCGACATGCGGGGCTGCGAGCAGCCGGAGAACTACCATCCCGAGGGCGACGTGTTCGTCCACACGCTCCTGACGGTCGAGAAGCTGGGCCCGCATCCCGACTTCGAGCTGGCCATGGCAGCGCTCCTGCACGACGCCGGCAAGCCCGAGGCGGCCCGCCGCAGCGGGGCGAAGCTGTTCCCGGAGCACTGCCAGCTTGGCGCTGCGATCGCCCGGAACGTCTGCCGGCGCCTGCGCCTGCCCACCGCCGAGACCGAGCGCATCTTCTGGCTGGTGAACCGGCACCTCTACTTCCGCGATGCCTTCAAGATGCGGCCGAGCACGCTCAAGAAGGCGTTCGCCCATCCGGGTTTCCGCCAACTGGCCGCCCTGCACCGGGCGGACGCCCTGGCGAGCTGGGGCAACCTGGAGATCTACGACTACGTGATGGCGAAGCGCCGCGAGCTGGCCGACGACCAGGTCGAGCCGGTGCCGCTGCTCACGGGCGACGATCTGATCGCGATGGGCTACCCGCCGGGCCCGCTCTTCGGGCGGGTGCTCGATGCCGTGCGCGACGCCCAGCTCGACGGCGAGGTGACGACCGAGGAGGAGGCGCGGGTGCTGGCCCTGCGCCTGGCCGAAGAGGCCGCCCCCTCATGA